One Prunus dulcis chromosome 8, ALMONDv2, whole genome shotgun sequence DNA window includes the following coding sequences:
- the LOC117638686 gene encoding zinc finger protein GAI-ASSOCIATED FACTOR 1-like, translated as MSNITGDVEEGSFSSGNNTGELEVHQENQQQNHLQGSGSGGASGAQSNSNGSVTQQQHQQQQQPPLKKKRNLPGTPDPSAEVIALSPTTLMATNRFVCEICNKGFQRDQNLQLHRRGHNLPWKLRQRTTTEVRKRVYICPEPTCVHHNPARALGDLTGIKKHFSRKHGEKKWKCDKCSKKYAVQSDWKAHQKTCGTREYKCDCGTIFSRRDSFITHRAFCDALAEENNKVNHGLMSSQTQMPLPHDQLISSMAMNTNSSMGGGSDVLNYDISNKNSLNKSFPDDLVPMPFKSMNMNIMAGGGVGGPGMFSSTSGSLFGGPRSVSSASASSLQLSSNNNNNTSSGFNYLHHQETKNGGSTQSNITGAAQMSATALLQKAAQMGATASNSTINSPMMQKSFVSSMAGPDQLSVNPISINNNNNNNNNIRPPSSYDDHHHQFQQQQPPDHHQPHNSHNMVVGGFTNQLMQKGGPQEMSQLFDHHTNSAASSAMTDMGLFNQVFMGISGDPHHHHEISAANNNSSLNSIHGIRINAMERGAMGPSTTLDLLGIGGSRPPNLHEHHQQQQRLDMEAMSQHRLPAITNPFQQQRSHGDSSMEKQIWDV; from the exons ATGTCAAATATTACAGGTGATGTTGAAGAAGGCAGCTTCTCTTCAGGGAACAATACTGGGGAGCTAGAAGTTCATCAAGAAAACCAGCAGCAAAACCACTTGCAAGGCTCTGGCTCCGGAGGCGCTTCTGGTGCCCAGAGCAACAGCAATGGTTCTGTCACTCAACAGCagcatcagcagcagcagcagcctcCACttaagaagaagagaaaccTTCCAGGAACTCCAG ATCCAAGTGCGGAAGTTATTGCTCTATCCCCAACAACGCTGATGGCAACCAACAGATTTGTGTGTGAGATCTGTAACAAAGGGTTTCAGAGGGACCAGAACCTTCAGCTGCACAGAAGAGGCCACAATCTTCCATGGAAGCTCAGGCAGAGAACCACCACTGAGGTTAGAAAAAGGGTTTATATATGCCCCGAGCCGACTTGCGTCCACCACAACCCGGCTCGGGCGTTGGGAGATCTCACCGGCATTAAAAAGCACTTCAGCCGCAAACATGGagagaaaaaatggaaatgtgACAAGTGCTCCAAGAAATATGCAGTGCAGTCGGATTGGAAGGCTCATCAGAAGACTTGTGGCACTCGAGAATACAAATGTGACTGCGGAACCATCTTTTCCAG GAGAGATAGCTTTATCACCCACAGAGCCTTCTGCGACGCATTGGcagaagaaaacaacaaagtCAACCACGGCCTCATGAGCTCACAGACCCAAATGCCTCTCCCTCATGACCAGCTCATATCATCAATGGCCATGAACACCAACTCATCCATGGGAGgaggatccgacgtcctcaaTTACGATATTTCGAATAAAAACTCACTCAATAAATCCTTCCCTGACGATCTTGTGCCAATGCCATTCAAGTCCATGAACATGAACATAATGGCAGGTGGGGGTGTTGGGGGGCCAGGCATGTTTTCAAGCACCTCAGGTTCACTCTTTGGTGGGCCAAGAAGCGTTTCATCAGCCTCAGCCTCTAGCCTTCAGCTGAgctccaacaacaacaacaacacctCATCTGGGTTCAATTACCTTCACCATCAAGAAACCAAAAATGGGGGGAGCACCCAAAGTAACATTACTGGGGCAGCTCAAATGTCTGCCACTGCCTTACTTCAAAAAGCAGCTCAAATGGGTGCCACTGCAAGCAACTCTACCATCAACTCCCCCATGATGCAGAAGAGCTTTGTTAGTAGCATGGCAGGCCCTGATCAGCTCTCTGTTAATCCTATTtccattaataataataacaacaataataataatattagaCCACCATCATCATAtgatgatcatcatcatcagttCCAACAGCAGCAGCCGCCTGATCATCATCAACCACATAATTCACACAACATGGTTGTTGGAGGATTCACCAACCAGCTCATGCAGAAGGGCGGCCCACAAGAAATGTCTCAGCTTTTTGATCATCATACCAACTCAGCTGCAAGCTCTGCAATGACTGACATGGGTCTCTTTAACCAAGTCTTCATGGGGATTAGTGGTGAtccccatcatcatcatgagATTAGTGCTGCCAATAATAATTCTAGTCTTAATTCGATACATGGAATTCGAATCAACGCAATGGAACGGGGCGCGATGGGACCGTCCACGACACTTGATCTGCTGGGGATTGGAGGGTCAAGGCCACCAAATCTGCATGAACACCACCAGCAGCAACAAAGGTTGGACATGGAGGCAATGAGCCAGCACAGATTACCAGCAATCACGAACCCTTTTCAGCAACAGCGCTCGCATGGAGATTCATCTATGGAAAAACAGATTTGGgatgtttga